A stretch of the Desulforamulus ferrireducens genome encodes the following:
- a CDS encoding glycosyltransferase family 2 protein yields the protein MNKVILYQDNLRLVLGKGVFGLKILIGSPVRQKPLILKEFLLSLEELDKGNLHVDYFFIDDNVIEESSELLNSFARENSKSLVTIIQDLKTNDEYLCNEETHHWNEKLVWKVADFKNIIIEHALKNNYDYLFLIDSDIVLHPKTLQKLLEAQKDIISNIFWTRFDGNLQLELPQVWLRDAFDQIPRERGEELTEEEKSLRWGQFLQQLRQPGIYEVGGLGACTLISHRALAKGVNFSPISNISFWGEDRHFCIRAAVLGLSLYVDTHYPAYHIYRESDLAGLADYKNKNKEPANLVQLVKKAVEELGSFHYQQPQSANWQSFCTARLQGQLLAIVKRKQQKLAEQKQIIKVTVTDCVEEEDNNQKRVSFTMIKNSLRDGLRTFEQLESFVIVLPDEKNNWLIDQLVVEDILE from the coding sequence ATGAATAAAGTAATTTTGTACCAAGATAATTTACGGTTAGTTCTAGGGAAGGGGGTCTTTGGCCTGAAAATTCTAATAGGCAGTCCGGTCCGGCAAAAGCCGCTTATATTAAAAGAGTTTTTACTTTCTCTGGAGGAATTAGATAAGGGCAATCTTCATGTGGATTATTTCTTTATTGATGATAATGTAATTGAAGAATCCTCTGAGCTTTTAAATAGTTTTGCCCGGGAAAATTCGAAATCTTTGGTAACAATTATTCAAGATCTGAAAACTAATGATGAATATCTTTGCAATGAGGAAACCCATCATTGGAATGAAAAGCTGGTTTGGAAAGTTGCCGATTTTAAAAATATAATTATTGAGCATGCTCTGAAGAATAATTACGATTACCTTTTTTTAATTGATTCGGATATCGTATTACATCCTAAAACGTTGCAAAAATTACTGGAAGCTCAAAAGGATATCATCTCCAATATATTTTGGACTAGATTTGATGGCAATTTACAACTGGAACTTCCCCAGGTCTGGTTGCGTGATGCCTTTGATCAAATTCCTCGGGAAAGGGGAGAAGAATTAACTGAAGAAGAAAAGTCCCTGCGCTGGGGACAATTCCTACAGCAATTACGACAGCCGGGCATCTATGAAGTAGGGGGATTAGGGGCATGTACCTTAATCAGCCACAGGGCTTTAGCAAAGGGCGTTAATTTTAGTCCCATCAGTAACATTTCTTTTTGGGGAGAGGATAGACATTTTTGTATTCGAGCTGCTGTGTTAGGATTATCCCTTTATGTAGATACTCATTATCCTGCTTATCACATCTATAGAGAATCTGATCTGGCTGGTTTAGCAGATTACAAGAATAAAAATAAAGAACCTGCCAATCTAGTGCAACTGGTGAAAAAAGCTGTAGAAGAACTGGGAAGTTTCCATTATCAGCAACCACAGTCAGCAAACTGGCAATCCTTTTGTACGGCCAGGCTGCAAGGACAGCTCTTAGCTATTGTAAAAAGGAAACAGCAAAAATTAGCGGAACAAAAGCAAATTATAAAAGTTACAGTCACAGATTGTGTTGAAGAAGAAGACAACAATCAAAAAAGGGTTAGCTTCACCATGATTAAAAATAGCCTGCGGGATGGTCTGAGAACCTTTGAACAACTGGAGAGTTTTGTTATTGTGCTCCCCGATGAAAAAAATAATTGGCTGATTGATCAATTGGTGGTGGAGGACATATTGGAATAA
- a CDS encoding DUF2642 domain-containing protein: MSKVNVYQENVGRSLIVELPGTKQEGVLVDYGEDITVLYNGQKYLYIPVKHIRSFRLNPLHNKEQVNSAGVPFPLTIGNISYREILNEAKNLFIEIAVVGNVLTYGTITDILDDYFIFVSPVYQTLLVPNEHLKWLALVNRNQSYYSLSREAISMVSQCRKPAAKFKEQLKRLEGKFILLDMGNNPYKIGLLKSVNDETLQLITAEDEAVFYSIRHLQVLQIA; encoded by the coding sequence GTGTCAAAAGTGAATGTCTATCAAGAAAATGTGGGAAGGAGTCTTATAGTAGAATTGCCGGGAACAAAACAGGAAGGGGTTCTTGTGGATTACGGTGAGGATATTACCGTTCTTTATAACGGACAAAAGTATCTTTATATTCCTGTCAAGCATATTCGTTCTTTTAGGCTCAACCCATTACACAATAAAGAACAGGTTAATTCAGCGGGTGTCCCTTTTCCATTAACCATTGGCAACATTTCTTATCGGGAGATATTAAATGAAGCTAAAAATCTTTTCATCGAAATAGCTGTGGTAGGTAATGTTTTAACATACGGTACAATAACGGATATTCTTGACGATTACTTTATATTTGTCTCACCGGTATATCAAACTCTCCTGGTGCCCAATGAACATTTAAAATGGCTGGCATTAGTGAACAGAAACCAATCCTATTATTCTCTTAGCAGAGAGGCCATAAGCATGGTATCTCAGTGCAGAAAACCAGCTGCTAAGTTTAAAGAACAACTGAAGCGTCTGGAAGGTAAGTTTATTCTCCTTGATATGGGCAATAACCCATATAAAATTGGTTTGCTAAAAAGCGTTAATGATGAAACTCTCCAGTTGATCACTGCGGAGGACGAAGCAGTATTTTATTCAATTAGACATTTACAGGTGTTACAGATTGCATAG
- the pstA gene encoding phosphate ABC transporter permease PstA produces MIDRLWQTIFWLSGLLLLLLLVSILSYLIYRGHAAISLEFLLSSPKGLPLGAEGGILPAIKGTLCLVVLAVAVASVPGLATAVYLVEYGEKNSLSQIINTTVQCMAGLPSIVTGLFCYALFVVRLGFGISLLAGGLALGMMVFPVIVVTARDALLAVNNHYRLVGIALGVSRRYLLVRVLLPQALPGILGGMLLAMGYAAGATAPIMVTAAAIATPTAGNLFEPVMALPYHLYILFSQQVSLDKAYGTALVLVSLLLVLNVIALWLRQRKGRGV; encoded by the coding sequence ATGATCGATCGCCTTTGGCAAACTATTTTTTGGTTGTCTGGCTTATTGCTGCTGTTGCTGCTTGTAAGCATCCTAAGTTATCTAATTTACCGAGGACATGCTGCCATTAGTCTGGAATTTTTACTGTCTTCCCCGAAGGGGTTACCCCTGGGGGCAGAGGGAGGTATTCTGCCGGCTATTAAGGGGACCCTTTGTTTGGTTGTGCTGGCGGTAGCGGTAGCCAGTGTGCCGGGCTTGGCCACTGCTGTTTATCTAGTGGAATACGGCGAGAAAAATAGCCTTAGTCAGATTATTAATACCACGGTTCAATGTATGGCCGGGTTGCCTTCCATTGTTACGGGACTTTTTTGTTATGCCCTATTTGTGGTGCGACTTGGTTTTGGCATATCTCTCTTGGCAGGAGGGCTGGCCCTGGGAATGATGGTTTTTCCGGTAATTGTGGTTACCGCCAGAGATGCCCTGCTGGCGGTTAATAACCATTACCGTCTGGTGGGTATAGCCCTGGGTGTTTCCCGCCGGTACCTGTTGGTCAGGGTGTTGCTACCCCAGGCCTTACCGGGGATTTTAGGAGGAATGTTATTAGCCATGGGCTATGCGGCCGGGGCCACAGCACCCATTATGGTTACCGCTGCAGCCATAGCCACACCCACTGCAGGTAATCTCTTTGAGCCGGTGATGGCACTACCCTACCATCTCTATATTTTATTCAGCCAGCAGGTTTCCTTGGACAAGGCTTACGGTACTGCTCTGGTTCTGGTTTCCCTGCTGCTGGTTTTAAATGTTATTGCCCTGTGGTTGAGGCAGCGGAAAGGAAGAGGTGTGTAA
- a CDS encoding phosphate ABC transporter ATP-binding protein gives MTLQVENLQVKFGSNEILKDINLSFSAQKLHAIIGPSGCGKTTLLKSLNRTLEMEKGYIIRGKVKLCGENIYEQRDAAMIRRKIGLVFQTPVALPLSIKENVLFAVRYLGERNKIKLQEICESCLQQAGLWEEVKDKLNRPANELSGGQIQRLSIARALAVSPEVLLLDEPCSNLDPASTQVIEGLLRKLATQLTIILVTHNLFQAKRIADVTTLLMNGQVIETGETTAFFNKPEQPATRDFISGLSW, from the coding sequence ATGACCTTACAAGTAGAGAATTTACAGGTTAAGTTTGGCAGTAACGAGATCTTAAAAGATATCAATCTTTCCTTTAGCGCCCAAAAACTGCACGCCATTATCGGACCATCGGGTTGTGGTAAAACAACCCTTTTAAAAAGCCTAAATCGCACCTTGGAGATGGAAAAGGGTTACATCATTAGGGGCAAGGTTAAGCTCTGCGGAGAGAATATTTATGAACAAAGGGATGCTGCCATGATCAGACGAAAAATAGGTCTGGTTTTTCAAACACCGGTGGCCCTTCCTTTGAGTATCAAAGAAAATGTTCTGTTTGCTGTTCGCTATCTTGGTGAACGTAATAAAATAAAGCTCCAGGAAATTTGTGAAAGTTGTTTGCAACAGGCTGGTTTGTGGGAAGAAGTAAAGGATAAACTTAATCGTCCGGCCAATGAATTATCCGGTGGTCAGATTCAACGCCTCTCCATCGCCCGTGCGTTGGCGGTTTCCCCAGAGGTTTTGCTCCTGGATGAACCTTGCTCCAACTTAGACCCAGCGTCAACCCAGGTGATTGAAGGTCTACTGAGAAAGCTGGCCACACAACTTACGATTATATTAGTAACCCATAATCTTTTTCAAGCTAAAAGGATTGCCGATGTTACTACTTTGTTAATGAATGGCCAAGTGATAGAAACAGGGGAAACCACAGCTTTCTTTAACAAACCAGAACAACCAGCAACCAGAGACTTTATCTCTGGCTTATCCTGGTAA
- a CDS encoding class I SAM-dependent methyltransferase codes for MISPQNFVPEEITYLLFGINPEEYYRKRFFEKTKLDVKAENLAIRKTIIYQKSQYLIDLIKQLGGEHQQLKVLDVGCGSGFIGARVKHFIPNTQLFGIDMSGDCINTAKRNGYDHVMAHNVINNLPYAADSFDLVFTMDFFGHVEFRYKDNIISEIHRVTKKGGHGFHGIEAGFINYFTCNPKDPHDPVRKYVHIEGHIGVEPLEDIARRFSQHFNILSAFPWPIRPFLNIDNILAANVWGEEFTKAFSMVDSSNSRIAADLVLGHCTKYFTDLLMKIYGTVLTKDHMHQKEGGKIVAEELLQGMGFAIITMIKP; via the coding sequence ATGATTTCTCCCCAAAATTTTGTTCCAGAAGAAATAACCTATCTGCTCTTTGGAATCAACCCGGAGGAATATTATAGAAAACGTTTTTTTGAAAAGACAAAATTAGACGTTAAAGCAGAGAACTTGGCGATCAGGAAAACCATCATCTACCAAAAAAGTCAATACTTAATAGATTTGATCAAACAGCTTGGCGGGGAACATCAACAACTTAAAGTTCTCGATGTTGGCTGTGGGTCGGGTTTCATTGGGGCAAGAGTAAAGCATTTCATTCCGAACACCCAGCTCTTTGGTATTGATATGAGTGGGGATTGTATTAACACAGCCAAGAGAAATGGTTATGACCATGTCATGGCGCATAATGTAATCAATAACCTGCCCTATGCTGCTGATTCTTTTGATTTAGTATTTACAATGGACTTTTTTGGTCATGTAGAGTTTCGTTATAAAGATAACATAATTTCTGAAATTCACCGTGTCACCAAAAAGGGTGGGCATGGCTTTCATGGTATAGAGGCAGGTTTTATCAATTATTTTACTTGTAACCCTAAGGATCCCCATGATCCTGTGAGAAAATATGTTCATATAGAGGGTCATATTGGCGTGGAACCCCTGGAGGACATTGCCAGGAGGTTTAGCCAACATTTTAATATCCTGTCTGCCTTTCCCTGGCCCATACGTCCCTTTTTAAATATAGATAATATTTTAGCCGCAAATGTTTGGGGGGAAGAATTTACCAAGGCCTTTTCTATGGTGGACAGTTCTAATTCCAGAATTGCGGCTGATCTGGTTTTAGGCCATTGTACCAAGTACTTTACCGATCTATTGATGAAAATATATGGCACTGTTTTGACCAAGGATCATATGCACCAAAAGGAAGGTGGCAAAATCGTTGCCGAAGAATTACTGCAAGGAATGGGTTTTGCTATAATTACGATGATAAAACCATAA
- the pstC gene encoding phosphate ABC transporter permease subunit PstC, which produces MREKTGILCLLVAGCSTVLLLAVIVFMALESWPVWSVVSPRDFILGTNWNPLAEPIQLGIGTMLVSTLWTALGALMLAVPIGLCCAIFLAEFAPPWMTNILRPVLNLLTGIPSVVYGFLGATVLVKFFEVNFAMASGESLFCASLVLTIMVLPYIISTSESALRAVPAAYRQASLALGVSKPYLTLRVLLPLAKKGILGAVILGFGRAAGETMAVLMLAGNTMVLPTSWFSKGEPLPALIALELGTSVVGSYHYQGLYAAGLVLLLFVLLINLLLALFRRERRSGVN; this is translated from the coding sequence ATGCGGGAGAAAACAGGTATTCTTTGCCTGCTGGTAGCTGGGTGTTCCACTGTGCTGCTGCTGGCAGTGATTGTTTTTATGGCCTTGGAAAGCTGGCCGGTCTGGTCAGTAGTAAGTCCGCGGGACTTTATCCTGGGAACCAACTGGAACCCTCTGGCCGAACCCATACAATTGGGAATAGGCACCATGCTAGTAAGCACCCTGTGGACAGCCCTGGGAGCATTAATGCTGGCGGTGCCCATAGGTCTTTGCTGTGCCATATTTTTAGCGGAATTTGCCCCCCCTTGGATGACGAACATCCTACGACCGGTTTTAAATCTCTTAACCGGTATCCCCTCGGTGGTCTATGGCTTTTTAGGGGCGACGGTATTGGTAAAGTTCTTTGAAGTTAATTTTGCCATGGCCAGTGGGGAATCACTTTTTTGTGCCTCTTTGGTCCTGACCATCATGGTGCTGCCCTATATTATTAGCACTTCTGAGTCAGCCCTGCGGGCGGTGCCGGCGGCTTACCGGCAGGCGTCCCTGGCCCTGGGAGTTTCCAAGCCCTACCTTACCCTGCGGGTTCTTTTGCCCCTGGCTAAGAAGGGCATACTGGGTGCCGTCATTCTGGGCTTTGGCCGGGCCGCAGGGGAGACCATGGCTGTTTTAATGCTGGCCGGCAATACCATGGTGTTGCCCACTTCTTGGTTTAGTAAAGGGGAACCGCTACCAGCCCTCATTGCCCTGGAATTGGGTACCTCAGTGGTGGGCAGCTACCATTATCAGGGACTTTATGCAGCGGGATTGGTGTTACTGCTATTTGTACTTTTGATTAATCTTTTGTTAGCCCTGTTTCGACGGGAACGCAGAAGTGGGGTGAATTAA
- a CDS encoding glycosyltransferase yields MSEMVQVHWISGVQSTFIDKAMPNQSFDQVDDLRVGLSHHGSLYRTFLRFELPEHIANSQIWLATLVLTININAYPNYAKEYGVFSVDGNWEQGTVTWNNHPPIKEGLVASVLIEDQMNSTVEWDISPIIKKLVNKSTWNLEIRSLNEYENSLVSFFSQHSDFPDRQPFLRLVVEKSSPALSDDTFQAVYAAKQKYYSSFLSNPLTAESLEILGMINNKNYQGIVVYTEDEDAKPLQRPKQFLQALTERGYLGFFCKSTKDNFKIEEIANNLFMLNKPEYLLPILRSQSLAVLCTDVLQMSWADLLPHKFLWYDVVEPLELSSRYDRQMLEKHNAILKEADFVSYSGNQLKKYVAARADAINLSNQINNQGTSPVDAFTSVVKTNPKGWTLFSNIDVRGKINVMTETFFNFEGKEFYSGGAERYLLDLADVCSQLGYVMSIYQYGNFPWVRRFRNIDVISLARGSLTTSSTDASQRFNRQFYEQVQERSLLNIYSAFYQAHPLGATPNIGISHGVSWDNPFYKMQYINQFASHNSRYLMGAKICEQLISVDTNTANWFQTIDYELGQKIKVISNYVDLETFSPRENFEQIGDKIVILYPRRLYEARGLYMVLEIVDDILGQFPQVEFHFVGKGFEQDTKHVIKKEKKWPGRVKWYSLPPEEMPSAYKGADISLIPTLYSEGTSLSCLEAMACGNAVIATRVGGLTDLVIDRFNGLRIEPNATALLQAIRYLLHNQETLSTLKKHARMVAEAFPKTHWVAEWTKLIQQRAKEQGDTPRIAANPPLVKIYLKNIPDENSKIGYLITTLLSRGHLVYLQVKDLPTKPDLSFGRIQWIDWQEEELASPDFVMAEDAIAEEVKPVQLILTETWLHKFCQTPESSLMELALPSVAN; encoded by the coding sequence ATGTCAGAGATGGTCCAAGTACATTGGATCTCGGGAGTACAAAGTACATTTATAGACAAAGCAATGCCCAATCAAAGCTTTGATCAAGTAGATGATTTACGGGTAGGACTATCCCATCATGGCAGCCTATATAGAACCTTTCTGAGATTCGAACTACCTGAACATATTGCTAACAGTCAGATTTGGCTGGCAACACTTGTCTTAACTATCAATATCAACGCTTACCCCAATTATGCCAAAGAATATGGTGTTTTTTCCGTGGATGGGAACTGGGAACAAGGAACAGTAACCTGGAACAATCACCCCCCCATCAAAGAAGGTCTCGTTGCCAGTGTTTTAATTGAAGATCAAATGAATAGTACAGTAGAGTGGGACATTTCACCAATCATTAAAAAATTGGTGAACAAATCCACTTGGAATTTAGAGATCCGCAGTTTAAATGAATATGAAAATTCCTTGGTGTCATTCTTTAGCCAGCACAGTGATTTTCCTGACAGACAGCCATTTCTTCGTCTGGTTGTTGAAAAGTCATCGCCTGCTTTATCAGATGACACATTTCAAGCAGTGTATGCGGCTAAGCAAAAGTACTATAGCTCTTTTCTGAGCAATCCTTTAACAGCAGAATCCTTAGAGATACTTGGCATGATTAATAATAAAAATTATCAGGGTATCGTAGTTTACACAGAGGACGAAGATGCCAAACCGCTCCAAAGGCCAAAACAGTTTCTCCAAGCATTAACTGAAAGAGGATATTTGGGTTTCTTCTGCAAGTCAACCAAGGATAATTTCAAAATAGAAGAAATAGCAAATAACCTCTTTATGCTCAATAAACCAGAATACCTATTACCTATCTTAAGGAGTCAATCCCTAGCAGTTCTTTGTACCGATGTCTTGCAGATGTCCTGGGCTGACCTGCTGCCCCATAAATTCCTTTGGTATGATGTTGTAGAACCCTTAGAGCTATCCTCACGTTATGATCGTCAAATGTTAGAAAAACATAATGCTATCTTAAAAGAGGCTGATTTTGTTAGCTACTCAGGCAATCAATTGAAAAAGTATGTAGCGGCCAGGGCAGACGCTATTAATCTATCAAATCAAATAAATAATCAAGGGACTTCCCCTGTTGATGCCTTTACTTCCGTAGTCAAAACAAATCCCAAGGGTTGGACATTATTTAGCAATATTGATGTGCGGGGAAAAATAAATGTTATGACAGAAACCTTCTTTAATTTTGAGGGGAAGGAATTCTACTCTGGAGGAGCAGAAAGATATTTGTTAGATTTAGCAGATGTCTGCTCCCAGCTGGGTTATGTCATGAGTATCTACCAATATGGAAATTTCCCTTGGGTTCGGCGTTTTCGTAATATCGATGTGATATCCTTAGCCAGGGGTTCTCTTACCACCAGTTCAACAGATGCCAGTCAGAGGTTTAATCGACAATTTTATGAACAAGTTCAGGAAAGGTCTCTCTTAAATATTTACTCTGCCTTTTATCAAGCCCACCCACTGGGAGCTACTCCCAACATAGGTATTAGCCACGGTGTTTCTTGGGATAATCCTTTTTATAAAATGCAATACATCAACCAGTTTGCAAGTCACAATAGTCGCTATCTTATGGGAGCAAAAATTTGTGAACAATTAATATCTGTTGATACCAATACTGCTAATTGGTTCCAAACCATAGACTATGAACTGGGGCAAAAAATTAAAGTCATCTCAAATTATGTTGACTTAGAAACCTTTTCTCCGCGGGAAAATTTTGAACAAATTGGCGATAAAATTGTCATACTTTATCCTCGTCGGCTTTATGAAGCCAGAGGACTGTATATGGTACTGGAGATAGTAGATGATATTTTAGGTCAATTTCCCCAGGTTGAATTTCACTTTGTGGGAAAAGGCTTTGAGCAAGACACCAAACATGTTATTAAAAAGGAGAAAAAATGGCCGGGTAGGGTTAAATGGTATTCCCTGCCACCGGAAGAAATGCCCTCTGCCTACAAGGGTGCGGATATTTCTTTAATACCTACACTTTATTCCGAAGGTACCAGTTTATCTTGCTTAGAAGCAATGGCCTGCGGCAACGCTGTCATCGCCACGAGAGTTGGGGGCTTGACTGATTTAGTAATTGATCGCTTTAATGGTTTAAGAATTGAGCCTAATGCCACAGCATTGCTGCAAGCAATAAGGTATCTATTGCATAATCAGGAAACACTGTCAACTTTAAAAAAACATGCCCGCATGGTTGCCGAGGCTTTTCCTAAAACCCATTGGGTGGCAGAATGGACTAAGCTTATTCAGCAGAGGGCAAAGGAGCAAGGTGATACCCCAAGAATAGCAGCCAATCCCCCGTTGGTAAAAATCTATCTGAAAAACATACCTGATGAAAATAGTAAAATCGGTTACCTGATTACTACATTATTATCTCGAGGTCACTTGGTTTATCTACAGGTGAAGGATTTGCCAACCAAGCCAGACCTGAGTTTTGGTAGGATACAATGGATTGATTGGCAAGAGGAGGAGCTTGCCAGTCCGGATTTTGTGATGGCGGAGGATGCAATAGCAGAGGAGGTAAAACCGGTTCAGCTAATCCTTACCGAAACGTGGCTGCATAAATTTTGTCAAACACCGGAAAGCAGTCTGATGGAGCTGGCCTTACCATCAGTTGCTAATTAG
- a CDS encoding phosphate ABC transporter substrate-binding protein, whose translation MKRIKLLLVSLLVMVLLAGCGQTSEAPKTETAKEQSIKLGGSSTLAPVIAKCADDFTEKYKTWNKVDAQLPEEPIVIFVSTGGSGFGVKAALDGTVDIGLVSREIKDEEKAQLTNGKIIKIGSDALAVAVNPQNPIVQVKPDLTTEEVKKIFAGEIKTWQELDANLPARTPVLAIRDLGGGASQVFDELVMKKTPVAKEAIQLPSMGALAGKVAENADAIGYVSTGLIKQNEGKIHALNIDGVAPTNENIASGQYKIARPLLLVTKEQPDQKQQLFIDYLLSEDGLKVVEEMGFVPVVQ comes from the coding sequence GTGAAAAGAATTAAGCTATTACTGGTTAGTTTATTAGTAATGGTGCTGCTGGCAGGTTGCGGCCAGACCAGTGAGGCACCCAAAACGGAGACGGCCAAGGAACAATCCATTAAGCTTGGTGGGTCCAGCACCTTGGCACCGGTGATTGCTAAATGCGCTGATGACTTTACTGAGAAATACAAAACCTGGAATAAAGTGGATGCACAATTACCTGAGGAACCCATCGTTATTTTTGTCTCCACCGGTGGCTCTGGCTTTGGTGTGAAAGCTGCTCTGGATGGCACTGTGGATATCGGCTTAGTTTCCAGGGAAATAAAGGATGAAGAAAAGGCCCAATTGACCAACGGCAAGATTATTAAAATTGGCTCTGATGCCCTGGCCGTTGCTGTTAATCCCCAAAACCCCATTGTGCAAGTAAAACCTGACCTAACTACCGAAGAAGTAAAGAAAATTTTTGCCGGGGAAATTAAGACCTGGCAAGAATTAGATGCTAATTTGCCTGCTCGTACCCCGGTGCTGGCCATCCGTGATCTTGGTGGCGGTGCCAGCCAGGTTTTTGACGAGTTAGTGATGAAAAAGACCCCCGTGGCCAAGGAAGCCATTCAACTACCCTCCATGGGTGCGTTGGCTGGTAAAGTGGCAGAGAATGCCGATGCCATCGGTTATGTATCCACAGGTCTAATCAAGCAAAACGAGGGCAAAATCCATGCCCTGAATATCGATGGGGTTGCTCCCACCAATGAAAATATTGCCAGCGGCCAATATAAAATTGCCCGGCCCCTACTGCTGGTTACCAAAGAACAACCAGATCAAAAACAACAGTTATTCATTGATTACCTCTTATCTGAAGATGGGTTGAAAGTTGTTGAAGAAATGGGCTTTGTTCCCGTTGTTCAATAG
- a CDS encoding HAD family hydrolase → MITLDVPGRGEMHLHSLVLDYNGTIAFDGHLEEGVLEQLNLLAKDIKVFVITADTFGQAAAECQGLKGEIVILKKYLGAQEKEDFVASLGAAGVVAVGNGVNDCLMLKKAALGIAVIGGEGASVQAINAADIVVKDIHQALGLLLHTKRLKATLRG, encoded by the coding sequence ATGATTACATTGGATGTACCGGGCAGAGGAGAAATGCACCTGCATTCTCTAGTTCTAGATTATAACGGGACCATTGCCTTTGATGGTCACTTGGAAGAAGGGGTATTAGAGCAGTTAAATCTCTTGGCTAAAGACATTAAGGTGTTTGTGATTACAGCAGATACCTTTGGTCAGGCTGCTGCTGAATGTCAAGGGTTAAAGGGAGAAATTGTTATTCTGAAAAAATACTTGGGGGCACAGGAAAAGGAGGATTTTGTAGCTTCCCTGGGGGCTGCAGGGGTAGTGGCTGTGGGCAATGGCGTTAACGATTGTTTGATGTTAAAGAAAGCGGCCTTGGGTATTGCGGTAATTGGCGGCGAAGGGGCCTCGGTTCAGGCAATTAATGCGGCAGATATTGTGGTAAAGGATATTCATCAAGCCCTGGGCCTTTTACTTCATACCAAAAGACTAAAAGCCACCCTGAGAGGATAA
- a CDS encoding arsenic transporter → MLNTETTLTLTIFLCTVLFLIWRPRGLNESIPTSIGALGIFLIGAVSISDVYKILGIVTGASITIISTIIMSIVLESVGFFRWSAYNVVIKAKGSGRLLFWYIMALCFFMTMFFNNDGSILITTPIIIEALALLNLKTHQKIPYLMGGALVATAASAPIGVSNLANLIALKIVGLDLVTYAKIMFTPSMLGILCLSSLIYFYYQKDIPEHISIRARSKGHSKKFGQANLIPPHPLLNKNQAIAVDWSMFKFYIAIIVVVRSSFFALSGAGIPIEWMAILGAIIMIVARWWRQGTGIQDVIQKTPWHILIFAFSMYVIIYGLRNMGFTDILVNLLREPVASDHYSAIFIMGIALTVMSNIFNNLPAVMLGTISLTEMGLEPYTMQIAYLANIIGSDIGSLIMPMGTLATLIWMFILKKHKIPITWRQYLSVTLVVIPISLLVSLLSLYLWSELISYTGQLAG, encoded by the coding sequence ATGCTTAACACCGAGACAACACTTACCCTAACCATATTCCTATGTACAGTGTTATTTTTAATCTGGAGGCCCCGTGGGCTTAACGAATCTATACCCACATCCATTGGAGCCTTAGGTATATTTTTGATAGGGGCAGTGAGCATCTCAGATGTTTATAAGATTTTAGGAATTGTTACAGGTGCCTCTATAACCATTATCTCGACTATCATTATGTCCATTGTACTGGAAAGTGTAGGGTTTTTTCGCTGGTCGGCCTATAATGTAGTGATCAAAGCTAAAGGTTCTGGCCGACTACTATTCTGGTATATTATGGCCCTTTGCTTCTTCATGACGATGTTTTTTAATAATGATGGCAGTATTCTGATTACAACACCAATTATTATCGAAGCACTGGCCCTCTTAAACCTCAAAACCCATCAAAAAATTCCCTATTTGATGGGCGGAGCATTAGTGGCCACCGCTGCCAGTGCCCCCATAGGGGTCAGTAACCTGGCAAATCTCATTGCCTTAAAAATTGTTGGTTTAGATCTGGTAACCTATGCCAAAATTATGTTTACTCCGTCCATGCTAGGTATCCTTTGCCTCAGCTCACTAATCTATTTTTATTATCAAAAAGATATCCCTGAACATATCTCTATTAGAGCTAGATCCAAAGGACATTCAAAAAAATTCGGTCAGGCAAACTTAATTCCACCGCACCCCTTACTAAATAAAAACCAAGCAATTGCTGTGGATTGGTCCATGTTTAAATTTTACATTGCCATCATTGTGGTGGTTAGAAGCAGCTTTTTTGCCCTATCGGGAGCGGGTATTCCCATCGAGTGGATGGCTATTCTTGGGGCTATCATCATGATTGTGGCCAGATGGTGGAGGCAGGGAACCGGTATACAGGATGTTATACAAAAAACACCCTGGCATATTCTAATTTTTGCCTTTAGCATGTATGTAATTATCTATGGCTTACGAAATATGGGTTTTACCGATATACTGGTAAATTTACTGAGGGAACCGGTTGCCAGCGATCACTATTCAGCTATTTTCATCATGGGTATAGCACTTACGGTGATGTCAAATATATTTAATAACCTTCCTGCAGTTATGTTGGGCACTATTTCCCTCACTGAAATGGGCTTAGAGCCTTATACCATGCAAATTGCCTATTTAGCCAACATTATTGGCAGTGATATTGGTTCGTTGATCATGCCCATGGGGACTCTGGCTACTCTGATCTGGATGTTTATCTTAAAGAAGCACAAAATACCCATTACCTGGCGACAATATCTAAGTGTAACGCTGGTGGTTATACCTATTAGTTTGCTGGTTAGCCTACTTAGCTTATACCTATGGAGCGAACTAATTAGTTACACCGGGCAACTGGCAGGTTAA